The Pseudomonas azadiae genome contains a region encoding:
- a CDS encoding LysE family transporter, producing the protein MEFFNPAYVAPLISLALLWTVAVVTPGPNFFNTAQLAASCSRHHGVVASAGIATGTVMWGLAGGLGIKSLFTAAPMLYLAFKIIGGCYLIYLGLKLFRRSAPAMGQSVLALQARRSLFSAWRLGLLGNLSNPKAALFVATIFASTMPPSPSPMLLTLAVITMATLSFSWYSCVALVFSSERMANFYSRSRKWLDRFAGSCYMLFGAHLVANR; encoded by the coding sequence ATGGAATTTTTCAACCCCGCCTACGTGGCGCCCCTGATTTCGCTGGCTTTGCTGTGGACGGTGGCGGTAGTGACGCCTGGGCCCAACTTTTTCAACACCGCGCAACTGGCCGCGAGCTGTTCGCGCCACCATGGCGTGGTGGCGTCGGCGGGTATTGCCACCGGTACGGTCATGTGGGGGCTGGCGGGCGGCCTTGGCATCAAGTCGCTGTTTACCGCGGCACCGATGCTGTACCTGGCGTTCAAGATCATCGGCGGCTGCTACCTGATTTACCTTGGACTGAAACTGTTTCGGCGCTCGGCGCCGGCCATGGGCCAGAGTGTGCTGGCGCTGCAAGCCCGGCGCTCGCTGTTTTCCGCCTGGCGCCTGGGGTTGTTGGGTAACCTGTCCAATCCGAAGGCGGCCTTGTTTGTTGCCACCATCTTCGCCTCCACCATGCCGCCGTCACCGTCGCCGATGCTGTTGACCCTGGCGGTGATCACCATGGCTACCTTGTCGTTCAGTTGGTATTCCTGCGTGGCCCTGGTGTTTTCCAGCGAGCGCATGGCCAACTTCTATAGCCGCTCGCGCAAGTGGCTCGACCGCTTTGCCGGGAGTTGCTACATGCTCTTCGGTGCACACCTGGTAGCGAATCGCTGA
- a CDS encoding AraC family transcriptional regulator gives MGKPTATLDWLHRAPHASGLDRIEAYFAGFAFDPHRHDTYAIGRTLTGVQSFHYRGAMVHSLPGTTMVLHPDETHDGHAGSDEGFKYRMIYVEPSLIQHILGGKPLPFILNGLSTDPRLFRASEVLLQNLDNPIDPLQEQDALFDLAHALNNVSGGIISRKRFDYVAAERAREFIHGALGRSITLDEMADHAGRDRWALSRDFRLLFGTSPYRYLTMRRLDLVRSLLAQGQSLVDAALTAGFTDQSHMTRQFRSTYGMPPSRWVKMLGR, from the coding sequence ATGGGCAAACCCACCGCCACCCTCGACTGGCTGCACCGCGCCCCGCATGCCAGTGGCCTGGACCGGATCGAGGCGTACTTTGCCGGCTTCGCCTTCGATCCGCACCGACATGACACTTACGCCATCGGGCGCACCCTGACGGGTGTGCAAAGCTTTCACTATCGCGGCGCCATGGTCCACAGCCTGCCCGGCACCACCATGGTGCTGCACCCTGATGAAACCCATGACGGCCACGCCGGCAGCGACGAAGGCTTCAAATACCGGATGATTTACGTCGAGCCGTCGCTGATCCAGCATATTCTCGGCGGCAAGCCGTTGCCGTTTATCCTAAATGGCCTATCCACTGACCCCAGGCTGTTCCGCGCCAGCGAAGTGCTGCTGCAAAACCTGGATAACCCCATCGACCCGTTGCAGGAGCAGGACGCACTGTTCGACCTGGCCCACGCGCTGAACAACGTTTCGGGCGGCATCATCAGCCGCAAGCGCTTCGACTACGTCGCCGCCGAGCGCGCCCGGGAATTCATCCACGGCGCCCTGGGCCGCAGCATCACCCTGGATGAAATGGCCGACCACGCCGGACGCGACCGCTGGGCCCTGTCGCGGGATTTTCGCCTGCTGTTCGGCACCAGCCCCTATCGCTACCTGACCATGCGCCGGCTGGACCTGGTGCGCAGCCTGCTGGCTCAGGGCCAATCGCTGGTTGATGCGGCGTTGACCGCCGGCTTCACCGACCAGAGCCATATGACCCGGCAATTTCGCAGCACCTACGGCATGCCGCCGTCGCGCTGGGTGAAGATGCTCGGGCGCTGA
- a CDS encoding flavin reductase family protein produces MSPAHHRRPVPLSKAYRLLNHGPTVLVSAAHNGRRNIMAAAWAMPLDFEPPKVAVVLDKATWTRQLLEGAGTFVLQVPCAAQADLVQTLGNTTGAETDKFAAYGLQTFIGEHTEAPLLEGCVAWLECRLLPEPHTQQTYDLFLGEVVAAYADERVFSEGRWHFEGHDQRRTLHHVAGGHFLTIGQPIDGHQLPH; encoded by the coding sequence ATGAGCCCAGCCCATCACCGTCGCCCCGTTCCGCTGTCCAAGGCCTACCGCTTGCTCAACCACGGCCCGACCGTGCTGGTGAGCGCCGCCCACAACGGCCGGCGCAACATCATGGCGGCCGCCTGGGCGATGCCGCTGGACTTCGAACCGCCGAAAGTCGCCGTGGTGTTGGACAAGGCCACCTGGACGCGCCAATTGCTGGAAGGCGCCGGCACCTTCGTGCTTCAGGTGCCTTGTGCGGCACAGGCGGATCTGGTGCAGACGCTGGGTAATACCACTGGCGCCGAAACCGACAAATTCGCTGCATACGGTTTACAGACGTTCATCGGTGAACATACCGAAGCGCCCTTGCTGGAAGGTTGCGTGGCCTGGCTGGAGTGTCGTCTGTTGCCCGAGCCTCATACCCAGCAGACCTACGATCTGTTCCTGGGCGAAGTGGTCGCGGCGTATGCCGATGAACGCGTATTCAGCGAAGGCCGTTGGCACTTCGAAGGCCATGATCAACGGCGCACCTTGCACCATGTGGCGGGCGGGCATTTCCTCACAATTGGCCAGCCGATTGATGGGCATCAGCTTCCACACTGA
- a CDS encoding MFS transporter: MTASSLPQAQRFSRSDYKTLGLAALGGALEIYDFIIFVFFALTLSQLFFPPEMPEWLRLLQSFGIFVTGYLARPLGGILMAHFADHLGRKRVFSLSILMMALPCLLIGIMPTYAHIGYFAPLILLALRVLQGAAVGGEVPSAWTFVAEHAPARHRGYALGFLQAGLTFGYLLGALTATLLAQVFTPAEILDYAWRFPFLLGGVFGVIGVWLRRWLSETPVFLDMQARRQAAAELPLRTVLRDHRAVLLPAMILTCVLTSAVVVLVVITPTMMQKTFGMSPSHTFALSALGIVFLNIGCVLAGLLVDRIGAWRAVLIYSVLLPVGIAVLYASLISGGVWLGAAYALAGLGCGVVGAVPSVMVGLFPAQVRVSGISFTYNIAYALWASTTPLLLIALMPTSPWICVIYCAVMGAVGVLSVALFGKRHTLKA, from the coding sequence ATGACTGCCTCCTCTTTGCCACAGGCGCAGCGTTTTTCCCGCTCCGACTACAAAACCCTGGGGCTGGCCGCCCTGGGCGGTGCCCTGGAAATCTACGACTTCATTATTTTCGTGTTTTTCGCGCTGACCTTGAGCCAGCTGTTCTTCCCGCCGGAAATGCCCGAGTGGCTGCGCCTGCTGCAAAGCTTCGGCATCTTCGTCACCGGCTACCTGGCGCGCCCGCTGGGCGGCATCCTGATGGCGCATTTCGCCGATCACCTGGGACGCAAACGCGTGTTCAGCCTGAGCATCCTGATGATGGCGTTGCCCTGCCTGTTGATCGGCATCATGCCCACCTACGCGCACATCGGCTATTTCGCGCCGCTGATCCTGCTGGCGCTGCGCGTGCTGCAAGGCGCGGCAGTGGGGGGAGAAGTGCCCAGCGCCTGGACCTTCGTTGCCGAACACGCCCCGGCCCGTCATCGCGGTTACGCCCTGGGCTTCCTGCAAGCCGGCCTGACGTTCGGCTACCTGCTCGGCGCACTCACTGCCACCTTGCTGGCGCAAGTCTTCACACCCGCCGAAATCCTCGACTATGCCTGGCGCTTTCCGTTCCTGCTGGGCGGCGTGTTTGGCGTGATCGGCGTATGGCTGCGACGCTGGCTCAGCGAAACCCCGGTGTTTCTCGACATGCAGGCGCGCCGCCAAGCCGCCGCCGAACTGCCTTTGCGCACCGTATTGCGCGACCACCGCGCCGTGTTGCTGCCGGCGATGATCCTTACCTGTGTACTCACTTCGGCCGTGGTGGTACTGGTCGTCATCACCCCCACCATGATGCAGAAAACCTTCGGCATGAGCCCCAGCCACACTTTCGCCCTGAGTGCCTTGGGCATCGTGTTCCTGAATATCGGCTGCGTACTCGCCGGGTTGCTGGTCGACCGCATCGGTGCCTGGCGCGCGGTACTTATCTACAGCGTGTTGCTGCCGGTGGGGATTGCGGTTCTGTACGCCAGCCTCATCAGCGGCGGCGTATGGCTGGGCGCGGCGTATGCCTTGGCGGGGCTCGGTTGCGGCGTGGTGGGCGCGGTGCCGTCGGTGATGGTCGGGTTGTTTCCGGCGCAGGTGCGGGTTTCGGGAATATCCTTCACCTACAACATCGCCTACGCGCTGTGGGCCAGCACCACCCCGCTGCTGTTGATTGCGCTGATGCCGACCAGCCCGTGGATCTGCGTGATTTATTGTGCGGTGATGGGGGCGGTGGGGGTGCTGAGCGTGGCGTTGTTTGGAAAGCGCCACACGTTAAAGGCCTGA